One segment of Gemmatimonadales bacterium DNA contains the following:
- a CDS encoding DUF6036 family nucleotidyltransferase, whose translation MKPGSGPADSEGRLVAVCRLLNEARVRYVVIGSFALALHGLVRATKDVDVLLEPTLRNARRALDALSALPLGAAAELDPARVVARPVTIVGDDPRVDLLTLAWSVRYADAAPRMQRVTIGGVDIPFADLDTLIRSKRTNRLRDQADAEELERLKQLRGEPDLSS comes from the coding sequence GTGAAGCCCGGGTCCGGGCCCGCTGACTCTGAGGGGCGCCTTGTCGCCGTCTGCCGCCTGCTCAACGAGGCGCGGGTCCGGTACGTCGTCATCGGCAGCTTTGCGCTTGCACTCCACGGGCTCGTGCGCGCCACCAAGGATGTGGACGTGCTCCTCGAGCCCACCCTCAGGAACGCGCGCCGCGCGCTGGATGCGCTGAGCGCGCTGCCCCTCGGCGCGGCCGCCGAGCTCGACCCGGCCCGTGTCGTTGCCCGGCCGGTCACGATCGTCGGCGACGACCCCCGCGTAGACCTGCTGACGCTGGCCTGGAGCGTCCGCTATGCGGATGCCGCGCCCCGGATGCAGCGGGTCACCATCGGCGGCGTCGACATTCCATTCGCTGATCTCGACACGCTCATTCGCAGCAAGCGGACAAATCGACTGCGGGACCAGGCTGACGCGGAGGAGCTCGAGCGGCTGAAGCAGTTGCGCGGCGAGCCCGACCTCAGCTCCTGA
- a CDS encoding ribbon-helix-helix protein, CopG family: MPKPNIFSVSLPPPVRALLDAEAERQQRSRSYIVSEAIREYTTRRQEEEFGAARDRTLREGLALTPAERVRLAEDLWRELTRGRKPGKAWTASFETFEDYEQWRRRGGEDQR; this comes from the coding sequence CCAAGCCCAACATCTTTTCCGTCTCGCTGCCGCCGCCGGTGCGCGCGCTGCTCGACGCGGAGGCGGAGCGCCAGCAGCGCTCGCGCAGTTACATCGTGAGCGAGGCCATCCGAGAGTATACCACGCGGCGGCAGGAGGAGGAGTTCGGCGCGGCGCGAGACCGCACGCTGCGCGAGGGGCTCGCCCTCACCCCGGCCGAGCGCGTGCGGTTGGCGGAAGACCTGTGGCGGGAGTTGACGCGCGGGCGCAAGCCGGGCAAGGCGTGGACCGCGTCATTCGAGACGTTCGAGGACTACGAGCAGTGGCGGCGCCGGGGCGGGGAGGATCAGCGGTGA